The Malus sylvestris chromosome 12, drMalSylv7.2, whole genome shotgun sequence genome contains a region encoding:
- the LOC126592023 gene encoding uncharacterized protein LOC126592023, producing MDHYCNPFSTDELQIMSRYEESSKHSGIGYSFTGDSPENPEDEAKIDSENEIDVEGDSENDGEESEAEDEKSWPNRLQALPLLLLIKNHNKLQSNLKVLIHKSLPLCVYKVQGLHKLKGLLNLQRISVQKEKER from the exons ATGGACCACTACTGTAATCCGTTCTCAACCGATGAACTTCAAATTATG TCAAGATATGAAGAATCCAGCAAGCACAGTGGGATTGGTTACTCTTTTACGGGGGACTCCCCTGAGAACCCGGAGGACGAGGCAAAAATTGACTCGGAAAATGAAATAGACGTTGAAGGTGACTCTGAAAATGACGGTGAAGAATCTGAGGCCGAAGATGAAAAA AGTTGGCCAAATCGACTTCAAGCATTGCCTCTCttactcttgatcaagaaccACAACAAGCTCCAAAGCAATCTCAAGGTTCTAATTCACAAGAGCCTCCCCTTATGCGTTTACAAAGTGCAAGGTCTTCACAAGCTCAAAGGCCTCCTAAACCTTCAAAGAATAAGTgtccaaaaggaaaaggaaaggtaA